The stretch of DNA CACCCGGCGTCCAGCACCCGCATGGTTCTGGGGATGAGTCCGTCGGCGACGAGGCCGTGGAGGAGGAGTTCCGACTGGACGAGATAGACCGGGAACTGGTAGGCAAGGTAGGCGAGGACGTCGTAGCCCTTCGCATAGGAGATCTTTCTCCGGCGCCCTCTCGCCCAGTAGCCCCATTTCTGGGCGACGACCGCCGAGCGGATCCGCTCGAGAACGACCGGGTCGTTCCAGGTCTTCCCGGTCTTCTTTTCGATATACTCCTCGATCAGCCGTTCGAGCCGCCGCGGGACTCTGGGCGAGGCGAAAAACTCGTTCTGCTTCATCTCTTCGCCGGGCGACAGATGGAGGGGGGCGTCAGGTCGCGTCATGGTGAGAAGAGTCACCGGCCCCTTAATAAACATCTTCCGCCGGCGGCCCTGAGATGAGGCCCGAGGTGACGAGGCCGGTGATCCGGCCGTCATTGTCACGCACGATGGTGTTGCGCCAGAGCACGCCGATCTCGCCGCCGTCCCGTGCAAGGAGGGAGCCTTTCTCCTCCCCGGGCGGGGGGGACGCCCCCTCCATCAGCCGCCTGAAGTTCGCCTCAAGGCGCGGCCTGAGGCGGGTTGGGACGAGTGTTTTGAACCAGTTTTTCCCGACGAGATCGGTCTCGGCGTAGCCGAGGGCGAGGCACCCGGTCCGGTTCATCCGTTCGATGGTGCCGTCCGTCCTGATACCGGCGATCATCACCCCGGCGACGTCGAGGTAGCGTTCGGCCCGGTCCCGCTCGATCCTGACGGTCTCCTGGGCGAGGATGCGCCCGGCCACGTTTGCCGCCTGGGCGGCGATCGTCTCGAGGGCCTGGACGCCGGCCGCGGGTATCAGGCCGGTGAGGCGGGACCCGGCGACGAGCACCGCGACCGGCATCCCCCCATGGACGATGGTGAACGTGACGGTGCCGCGCAGGTCCTCGTCGCCGGGGAAGGCGGCGGTTCTGCCCCCGATGAGCACCGCGGCTTCTTCTCCGTCGATCCGCTCTGCCCGGGCTGCGGCTTCTGCGGAGAGCCCGAATGCCGCCACGCGCTCGAGGCGCCCCTCCTCCCTGACGGCGTAGACGGCGGCGGCGTCCACGCCTGCGGCCTGCATCGCCGCATCAAGGCAGATGGAGAGGGCCTCCCTGAGGTCTGAGGCTGAACCGAGGGCCTCTGCAAGGTCGCGCTGGTCCGCGAGGAGGGCGTCGGCGCGGACATGGTCGGTGATGTCGCGCACGATGGTGAGGACGTATTTCATCTCGCCCCCCTCGCCGGCGATCGGGATCTTTTTCGTCTGCAGGTGGTGCGTCTCCCCGTTCTGGAAGACGACGGGCATTGCAGGGCATTCCACCGGGCTTTGCCTCTGGAGCATCTCCGCCTCGCCGCAGGAGATGAGGGGGACGAGATCGGGCCCGAAGATCGCGCTCTCCTCTTTTCCGGCGAGACTCTCGGGTGCCCCCCCGACGAACGCCTCTGCCGCACGGTTGAAAAAGACGTACTTCCCGCCCGCGATCTCCCTGACGAAGACCATGTCCGGGATGTTCTGGACGATGCAGTGGAGAAACGATTTCCAGCCCCGCACCCGGCGCTCAGCCTGGTGCCGTTCGGTGACGTCCCTCGAGACCATGCGATAGCCCCCGAAATCCCCGATCTCGTCGAAGTCCGGGGTCCCGCTCGCTTCAAAAACGAGGCTCTTCCCGCTCCGGTGAAGCAGGGGGATGTGGAGGAGGGAGAATGGCCGGTCAAGGAGTCCGGCGAGGCGTTCCGCGACCCGCTCCTGTTCGGGCGCCGGGACGAAATCGAGGAGAGAACGCCCGACCATCTCGTCAGGGGCGTAGCCCAGAAGATCGAAACTCTTCGGGCTCACATAGGAGAAGGTCCAGTCGTCGCCGACATTCCAGATGATGTCGTTGATGTCCTCGACGAGCGCCCTGAACTTTGCCTCCTCTGTGCGCAGCGCCTCCTCTGCGAGTTTCTGACTGGTGATGTCCTCGAGGATGATGGTGATCCCGGGGCTGCCGTCGTTGAAGGCGGTGGGCAGGATCTTCATTCTGAAGTAGAGTTCGCCCCCGGTCCTGAGGAACCTCACCTCCTCGACCACGTCGTCGCCCCCGAGGGCGTCCTCGATCCGCGCCCTGATCAGGGGGTGATCGAAAGCCGAGAGGCGCGATTCCCCGATCGGTTTTCCGATGACGTCGTCCCGTCCGGCGCGGACGATCTCGAGGATGCGGTCGTTTGCCTGGACGATGGTGAGGGTGCGGTCCAGGATCGCCACGCCGTCTGAGGAGAAGTTGATCATGGCCGAGAGGGGCACCCGCTGCGAGGGGTAGAAGACCTTTGCCTTGCCGTAGGTCCGCATCTCCACCTCGCCGGAGATGAGGAGCATGTCGAGGTAGCGCGAGGCCGTATTCCTGTTGATCGCGAGGTCTCTGGAGAGATCGGTGACCGACATCCCGCGGGGATTCGCCTTTAATCGGGCGAGAATTTTAGTGATCTCCTCAGGATAGGGCCTCATATCAGATCAGAGTGATACTGGCCAGTACTTATCGGTTTCGGACATGGCAGGCATCATGCCCCGCATTGATGATAGCGTCAATGCCATGCAATACATGATATATTTATATATTTGAACATTCAACATATGATCGCCGACGTCCCATCCGAAGTGGGGAAATCTCGGACGGGGCGCAATCGACAGGAACACCAGCAGGCACCCGCAGATCACCTAACTCAAGCGGCACACACCAGCACGCGTGGGTGCCTGGATATTTCACCTCTCAAAAGGCGTCAACATTCATTCTTCCGGCGGGAGGCCGGCATCCTCCCATCCTGTGCACATTCACGTACACCTCACTCAGAAGAGGTTCCGGGGGCGCGGGGCACATGCCCCCTGGAAAGGTTTCACCCTTTGTACATTTTTTTTGTTCTTTGCTCTTTCACGCGGGGAACGCCCTGCCCGATCCCATCCCGCAGGTCCGCCCCTGATGGCGACCGGTCGTCCGGGATAACCCTGATGAGCCCGGGGAGGCCGGGCGAAGGCGTCGCGGCCGCCCACGCACGGGAATGAAGAGCCCTTTTTCCTTCCTGTATGGCGACCGGATCAACAGGAGTATCACGCCGCAGGTATCATCTTCTTAGCCGGGAGAGGTACGACGAGATGGATACAACCGTTGCACTGAATTTTTTCTGGGAATCATTCTGGATCGACCGGTGGATGCGCCGCGACGCCGCCCCCCGGGACGCCGCCCTCCTGCATCTCTTTCTGATACGAAGGGCGAGGGACCCCGGTTTTGCGGCCTATTCCGCAGCCGCAGGTTTTTCTGACGACCGGGCGAAGGATGCGGTCAGGACGGCGCTTGCCGGCGCCCTTGCCGAAGACTGTGCTGATCTTTTCGGCGCCGGGAGGGACGCATATCTCTGGCGGCGGTACCTCGGCCTCCTGGATGCGGGCGATCTCCGTGGAGCGCGGCTCGTTGAGACGATGCTGTGCACGCCGGCGGAAGACGGCTATCTTGCCCCGCCGATCGCCGCCGGCGAGGGGCCGTCACGCTCGTCCTGGGAGCGGATGGAGAAGAGGGTGGTGATGTCGGAGATCCGGTATCCCGACCTCTACTTTGAGGCGCCCTATCTCAGGGACCTTTCGGGTGCGCAGATCAGCCCGGCCGACCTCGAGATCACCTCCTTCGCCGTCGAGAGCCTCAAAAACCTCCTCGGCGGAGCGATCCCGCCCGGAGACGCCGGAACCTTCGAGCGTTTCATCAACGATGCAGGAATGATCATCGCCTTCTCCTGGTTCGCCGAAAAAACGTACGACGAACAGACGGCGATCCTGAATGCGGTCTATCCGTTCAGCCTCGACGAGGAGACGCTGGACCGGTTCGTGGCGATCTTCGACGACTACGAGACCCTCCTCGAGGAGGCGGCCGGGCTTGTAAAACGCGGGTTTATCGAGGAGGCAAAGACCGTCTATGCCTATACGATCCTGCACGCGGGCGAGGCGGCCCTCCACCACGCCTGCTATGAGAACCTCGCCGTCCTCTTCAGGGAGGAGGGTGACTACGCCCGTGCCGGCGACTGCGCCGAACGCGCCCTCGCGATCAGAAAGGCCATGCCGGGCGCCGATCCCTACCTCGTCGCCCTCGGGGAGAAGAGCCTCTCGGAAGCGCTTTATTTGCAGGGCAAATCCGGTCGTGCGGCCGACCTGGTCGCCTCGGCGGTGGCGGCGGCCGACCGCCTCTCCCCCGAGAAGGCCAGGTCGCTCTTCTGGGCGATCGCCTCTTCGTTTCGGAGGACCGGGAGGTTTGAGGAGGAATACGCCCTGCTCACCCGCATCCTCGAAGGAGAGGGTGAAGGGGAGGCGATGGACGCTGCAATGGCGCGCCTCTTCTCGATGGACCAGTACGCCAGGGCCGACGGCTCCTTCGATATGGCCGGGCTTGCCGCCGTCGAGGAGCGGCGGCGCTACCTGGACTTTTTCGGCAAGGGTGCGGCCCTGCTCCAGGCCTTCCAGTTCGACCGCGCCATCGCCTGCTTCGGGGACGCCCTCGCGATCAGCCGTGACCTCGATCTCCTCAGGAACATCGCCATCGCCCACCGGCTGTACGGCTCGGCCGATGCGGCCAGGGAGTACTTCGGCATGGTGCGTGCCGAACGGCCCGCGGATGTCTTCTCCCTCATCCACCTCGGCCTGCTCGCCGGCGGGGAGGAGGGCGCCCGGCTGATCGGGCGGGGCATCGCCGCCGCCCTCGAGGGGCGGATGGACCTCGCCCTCGTCCTCTACCCGATTGTCCGCGACGCCGTTGCCGACGGCGCGGTCCTCGATGCGATCGACCGTTCAGGCGATCTCCCGGCGCAGGGCGGGGGCCGGGCGCTCTACTATCTCGGGGCCGGGACGATCCTCGCCGATCTCGGCTTTTCCGGGGAGGCCGAAACCTGTTACCGCCGGGCCCTCAAGGCGACCCCGCCGTCCCCGGTGCGGGCGCGGGTGCTCAGGAATATGGGTGTGCTCGCCGCCGACGCCGGCAGTCCAGAACGCGGCGCCTCCCTGCCTCGACGGGGTCGTCAGGTACGTCGCCTGCTACCCGGCGGTGTGGCACGGCGTGGACGGGGTGCAGGAGGTCCTCAGGGATCCCGTCGGTGCGGCGGCGGCGGCGCGGGAAGCGGTGCGCCTCGCCCCGGCAGAGCCTGAATACGGGCGCGAGCGCGACCTGCGGGCGGCAGAAGAGGAGACCGCGCCCCCCGGGGTCGACGACCCGGTCGCCGCCGAACTCATCGCCGCAGGCGAGCGCCTGATCGAGCGGGAGGCGTGTGCGAAGCGTGCGCTCTTTGCCTATAGCGAGGCATTGCAGAGGGTCAGAGGCCGGGAAGAGATCGCTCTTACCGGGGGCTCCTATGCGGTGGCGCTCTCAGAGCGTGCCAGGATCTTCTCCCTGTTTTGAGGAGAGGGCGGCGGCGACCGCCCCCGGCAGGTCGGCAGGACGCGCAACCACGGTCGAGGAGGCTTCGAGCATCAGGTTGACCGCCTCCGCCTCCCCGACCCGGCGGAAATCGGTCCGCAGGGCGACGACCGGGATGCCGCGGGCGTACGCGTACCCCATCTCCCACGCCGTCCCCGAATCGGCGTCGGCCCCGTCGATGACGGCGACGACGATATCGACCCCCTTCAGGTCTTCGAGATTGTGCTCGAAGATCGCCCGCCCGTCCCCGGCGCTGCGTGCGGCGTCGTTGTCCCCGACCTCCTGCGGGAGATAGACCTCGTAGAGCGCCGCCTCCAGCAGATCGCGCACCTCCCGGTTGAAGGCGCGTTCGGCCCGGGAGAAGAGCGGGGCGGCGAGGTACACCCGGTACCGGGCGAACTCGCAGACGTCGACCGCCCTGATCTCCGGGAACCGGGCGAGAAAAGCCCCCCGCCCAGGCACCCGCTCGTCCAGCCATGTGCGGTTCACCCCGCAGGCCGGCGAGGAATCGACGCCGATGATGCAGAGCGGCGGGCCGCGCTCGTGGATCATCGCCCTCACCTCTTTTTCCATCCGGTCGAGGAGGGCGCGGAAGGCCGGGGTGTCCAGGCGCTCGACAAAGGTCGCGGGCGGGCGCGGCCGGCCGAGATAGGCGGTCTCAGGGCAGGGGAGGGGGACGACTTCGATCGAGAAGCGCCGGCACCGCTCCAGGGCCCGCTCGAACGCCGCACGGTCGGACGGTTTTGTGATCCCCTCGGCCCGCAGGGAGGGGTCGAGGATGCAGGGGGAGACCAGGACATACATTCAATAGGTGTCTGTGTCAAACCGGCATAGATGATACGCCTCTTCGCCTTCAGGGACAACTCCTGCGATCCCAGGAAGTGCACGGTGAAGCGGATGGAGAAATGGGGGCAGGTGAAAGTCGTCGACACCCTCACCCGGATCCCGCGCTCGTCGCTCATCCTGGACCCGACGGCCGAGCGCGCCCTCTCCCCGGCCGACCGGGGCGTGCCCTCGATCACCGCCCTGGACTGCTCCTGGGAGGTGCTCGACTCGGTGACGGTGCGGCGCTGGCCGACCCGCCGCGCCCTCCCCTACCTCGTCGCCGCCAACCCGGTGAACTTCGGCCGCCCCCTCCGCCTCACCTCGGTGGAGGCCTTTGCGGCGGCGCTCGTGATCCTGGGCGAGGACGAGCAGGCTCGGGAGGTCCTCTCGAAGTTCAACTGGGGGATGCACTTCCTGGAGTTGAACGCCGACCCCCTCGCCGAGTACGCGGCGGCGAAGGACTCCACCGAGGTCGTGGCGATCCAGGCGCTGTATATGGGGGAGTGAGGGCCGATCACTCCCCCCCGCCGAGGCCGGGAAACGGCGTGCCGGCGGCGGCGAGCATCTTCGGGTAGTAATGGGTGACGTACTCCTTGACCATCCTCCGTGCGCAGAACCGCGGGGCATTGCTCTTGATCGACTCCTTCATCGCCCGCACCCACCCGTGCGGCACCCCGTGCATGTCGGTGTCGTAATAGAGCGGGACGACCTCTTTTTCGAGGAGTTCGTAGATCGCGTTCGCATCTGCCGCCGTCCGGTCGCCGACGGTGTACTCGCCGCCGAAGGCCCAGCCGTTTCTGCCGTTGTAGCCCTCGATCCACCAGCCGTCCAGGATGGAGAGGTTGAGCACGCCGTTGATCGCCGCCTTCATCCCCGAGGTGCCGCTCGCCTCCATCGGGGGCAGGGGGTTGTTGAGCCAGAGATCGACGCCGTGGACGAGGTACTGGGCGACCTGCTCGCCGTAGTCCTCAACGAAGGCGATCTTCCCGCCGAAATCCGGCGACCGGGCAAAGGCGTAGATCCGCTGGAGGACCTGCTGCCCCTCGACGTCTGCCGGGTGCGCCTTGCCTGCAAAGACGATCTGCACCGGTCGCCAGCGGTTGTTGACGATCCTCTTCAGCCGTTCGAGATCGTAAAAAATGAGGTCTGCCCGTTTGTAGGTCGAAAAGCGCCGTGCGAACCCGATGGTGAGCATGGTCGGGTTCAGGAGCACCCCCTCTGCGACGATGTTCTCGGGCATTTCCCTGTGTTCGGCCCACTTGCGCCGTTTTCTCTCCCTGATCCTGTTGATCAGTTTTGCCTTCAGCCAGATGTGGAGGTCCCAGAGTTCTTCGTCCGGGATCTCGTCGACGAGATCCCAGATCACCGGGCAGTCGTGCTCCATCTGCCAGCAGGGACAGACGGCCCCGATGTAGCGATCGAGGAGGAGTTCCATCCTGGAGTTGAGCCAGGTCGGGAGGTGGACGCCGTTGGTGATCGCATCGATCGGCACCCGCTCCGGGGGGAGTCCGGGCCAGATCCCCTGCCACATCGCCCTTGTCACCTCGCCGTGGCGCTGTGAGACGGCGTTGTGATGGGCCGACATCCGCATCGCAAAGACGGTCATGTTGAAATTGCCGCCCTGATCGCCGGGAGCGGCTCCGAGGGCGAGGAACCGCTCCCTCTCGATGCCGAGACAGCGGTAGTAGGTGCTGAAGTAGCGGTCGATCATCTCTGCCGGAAAGATGTCGGTGCCGGCCGGGACCGGGGTGTGGGTGGTGAAGACCGTGGTCCCCCGCACCTGCGCGAGGGCGTCCTCAAAGGACTGCCCCTCTCCGACCCGTTCCCTGACCCGTTCGACCAGCGCGAAGGCTGGATGGCCCTCGTTGATGTGCACACCCGCATAGTGGACGCCGAGGTACGAGAGCACCTTTCTGCCCCCGATCCCGAGGACGATCTCCTGGAGGAGGCGCTGCTCCTTATTCCCTGAATAGAGGCGGTGGGAGATGGAACGGTGTTCGGGGGCGTTCTCCGGGATGTCGGTGTCGAGGAGGTAGAGGGGGATGCGGCCGACCTGCACCTTCCAGACGGCGACGCTGATGGGCAGGTTGATGTGGGGGACGGCCAGGACGATCTGTTTGCCCGAGGGGTCGAGGACGCGGGTGATCGGGGCGGCGTCGCGGTTGAGGTGCTCCTCGATGTTCATCTGCGAACCGTCAGGGCCGATGTGCTGGTGGAGGTAGCCTGAGGAGTACATGAACCCGACGGCGACGAGGGGGACGCCCAGGTCGGAGCACTCCTTGAGATGGTCGCCGGCGAGAAACCCGAGCCCGCCGGCGTAGAACGGCAGAGAGTGGTGGAGGCCGTATTCTGCCGAAAAATATGCGACGGTGAACGGGCGGGAGGAGGCATATTCCTCGGTAAACCAGGAGTTTTTTCTGGCCATGTACTCCTGGTAGCGCTCCATGATGATGTCGTAGCGGCGGAGGTACTCCCTGTTCTGCGCCGCCCGTCTGAGGTAGTCCTCAGGGATCTCCTGGAGCATCTGCACCGGGTTGTGCCGGCTCTCCTTCCAGGCATGGGCGTTCACCTGCTTGAAGAGCATCCTGGCCGACGGGTGCCAGCTCCACCAGAGGTTGAAGGCAAGGTCGACGAGCCCCTCGATACGCTCCGGGACATGATCGAAACGGCTCCGGTCCATGGCGTCGGCGGTCATCGTGATCGAGGAATAGGTAGAGATGGTTATTTAACTTACGGGGGAAAGGGGGCGGCTCTCTCGGGAAACGATAAATGGCGGCCTGATTGTGAATTAATCTATTATTTTTTTTGTAAATTGTGTTTTTCGATCCTGAAGCCTTGGATATGTATAAATAGTATTGTGTTCTGTATTGATCCGATGGAGAAACCGGTACAGGACCGCCTGTTCCTTGACGTAATGAGGGTGGACGCGGAGCAGCGGATCCTGATCCTGATCGTCGCCCTGATCGCCCTGATGTCGCTCGGCATCGGGATGATGCTGCCGATGACCTTCCCCGGCCTGTTTTCCTGAGTGCTTCCGGTCATGCGCCCGGAGCGGCCGCTCGCTCTTTTTTACCCCTGCCCCGTGCCTCTCAGGTGTGCGAGAGGATCCGGCGGTCTTCCGCCTCCCTTATCCCGGAGGCGAGGTCCACGGCGGCGTCCTCGCTGATCCGGTACCTGACCGCCCGCCCGTCGCGTTCCTGCCTGATGATCCGGTCCTCGGTCAGCTTCTTCATGTGCCAGGTGACGGCCGGCCCCGAGATCCCGACCGTGTCGGCAACCTCCTGCCGCGACGCCCCCGGGTGCTCCAGGATCCCGATGAGGATCTCCCGTGTGGTCGTGTTCCTCAGGTGCTTGAGCACTCGCTGCTGGGCAGCGGTGTAGGTCCCGCTGTTCTCGTAGAAGCGGAGGTAGCCGTCCTCGTCGAGCGAGGTGATCTTGTGATGCTCCTGCAGGACGGCAAGATGATACCTGAGGGTGCTCATCGAGATCGCCGCGCGCTCAGAGAGCGCCCTGAGATGGATGCCGGGCGCCGCCCTGATCATCGTGTAGATCTCGGCTCTGGCCGCGCTCTCCAGGACGTTCTCGCGGCCCACCCTGCGGCACCCCAGAGAGAGGCAGGTCTTCGTCGCCCAGAGAAGTTCGAGCGGGACGATGCAGACCTCCAGAAGGATCACCCAGAGCGGAAGTTCCCAGAAGGCGACCTCGGACGGGACGAAGGGATCCTCTGAAGGGGGGTACAGGCTCCCCGGGCTGACGACGTAGGCTGCGGAGGCGATCTGTGCGAGGGCGACTGCAAGAAATACGGCGATCATCCATCCTCTCATCCCCTCACCCCATGTATGTCAGGAACGTGTAGTTCCTCGACGTGAACGATTTCGACCCGCTGATCTTCAGGAACCAGTTCCCCTCTGCGATCCCCTCTTCGTTCGAGACCCTGAGATAGATCCTGCCGTCCTCGTTGCCGTCGCTCATGTCGTCATAGGTGCCGAGCACGCCGCCCGGATAATAGATGGTGAGATCGAGCGGCCGATCAGGGTCTTTCCAGACGAGATCGACCCAGAAACAGGTCATGTTCGGGGTGATCTCCAGCATATAGTAGCGGTTCCTCCCGCCGAATCCCGGCAGGACGGGGAGCGTGTTCGAGGATAGGAGCGGGGCCTCTGCCTCGCCTCCTCCGGAGAGAAGAGTGTCTTCTTTCGCCAGGGCGCCCCCGCCCTCTGCCTCTTTTTCAGGAGCACGGTAGATGACGGCAGATGTGGCAGCCTCATCGCCGCTCTTCACCGTGTACACCGATACGCTGAGGGCGGAAGTCCGGGCATCCCTCTCCGCCGAAGCGGCGGGGAGGAGGGGGCCGTTCAGGATGGCGATATAGCCCGGGACCTCGACAAACCCGGACGATTCGATGGTGTTGACCGTGATCACGCCCCCGGTGCTGGAGGCCGCACCCCGGGCATTGACGACCGTGACCGTGATCACCGACGGCAGGTCTGGATCGGCCTGGCTCATGCTGCCACCGCCCGAGACCGAAAAGACCGACGCGGAAGAGGCGACGACCAGCAGCAGCACCAGCGCGCACCCCGCGACCCACCAACGCATGGGTATGATCTGGTACCTATCCCCTCTTAAATCATCTGGCACATCTGTTTACATGTTGCAGGTCTCAAACGGGCTATCAGAACGTGTAAACGATTGCGTCAGAAGTCTATTATAAAATGTGACCAATACCTGACTGTCTGTCCAATCAGAGGAATGTAAATCCCATGATACGATGTGAACACCTTACCAAGGTCTATAACGGGGTGGCGGCGGTCGACGACCTCAACCTGGCGATCCCGGCCGGCGAGATTTTCGGGCTCCTCGGCCCGAACGGCGCCGGCAAGAGTACCACGATCCTGATGCTGATCGGGCTCATCGAACCGACATCAGGGGCGTGCTTTATCGACGGCATCGAGGTGGCGAAAAACCCGATCGAGGTGAAACACCGGATCGGCTACATGCCCGAGGACGTCGGGTTCTACGCCACCCTCACGGCCGAAGAGAACCTCGACTACTCGGCGAAACTCTACGGCATGGACGCCGCCGTGCGGCGGAAGCGGATCCCCGACCTCCTCTCCCTCGTCGGCCTCGACGGGGTCGAGAAGGTCGTCGGCGGCTACTCGAAGGGGATGCGCCAGCGCCTCGGGCTTGCGAAGGCCCTGATCAACGAGCCGAAGGTGATCATCCTGGACGAACCGACGGCAAACCTCGACCCGCAGGGCGTCGCCGATTACCGCCGGATCCTCGGGGAGACGGCGGAAAACGGGACGACGGTGCTCGTTTCCTCCCACATCCTCTCCGAGGTGAACCGGGTCTGCACCTCGGCCGCCATCCTCGCCCACGGGAAATATGTCGCCGGCGGCACCTGGGACGACCTCGCCCGCACCCGGGAGAAGGGAGAGTGCGTCATCCGCCTCGAGACGAGGTCTCCGATGCCCGAGATCGTCCACCCGGCCCTCCTCTCGGCCGAGTATGCCGACGGCCATAGGTCGGCGCGCCTCGTCGCCGGCGCCGACATCAGGGACGAGATCGCCGCCGTCGCCGGTCCCGCCGGGATCAGGCGGCTGGAGGTAGAAGCCCCCGACCTCGAGGACGTCTTTCTCTCGTACTACCACGAGGAGGCGGCCTCATGAGGTCGGCCGGGCTCAGGGTGATCGCCGCCAAGGAGTTCAACGACCACCTGCGGAGCAGGAAGTTCCACCTGATCTTCGGGATATTCCTGGTGATCGCCGTCATCGGGCTCATCGGCGGCATGGTCACCTACCAGGAGCAGCTGGAGGACTACAACCGGGCGCAGTCGGCGGTCCAGGACACCGACGAGTTCATGGAGAAATCGTATTACTCCTGGAAACCCTCGATGCTCTCGGCCTTCAACGAGATGTCCTCGTTGATGACGACGATCGGCGTGATCCTGGGCATCGCCATGGGCTTTGACCTCGTTACGCGGGAGAAGGAGAGCAAATCCCTGAAGATCCTCCTC from Methanofollis liminatans DSM 4140 encodes:
- the glgP gene encoding alpha-glucan family phosphorylase, yielding MTADAMDRSRFDHVPERIEGLVDLAFNLWWSWHPSARMLFKQVNAHAWKESRHNPVQMLQEIPEDYLRRAAQNREYLRRYDIIMERYQEYMARKNSWFTEEYASSRPFTVAYFSAEYGLHHSLPFYAGGLGFLAGDHLKECSDLGVPLVAVGFMYSSGYLHQHIGPDGSQMNIEEHLNRDAAPITRVLDPSGKQIVLAVPHINLPISVAVWKVQVGRIPLYLLDTDIPENAPEHRSISHRLYSGNKEQRLLQEIVLGIGGRKVLSYLGVHYAGVHINEGHPAFALVERVRERVGEGQSFEDALAQVRGTTVFTTHTPVPAGTDIFPAEMIDRYFSTYYRCLGIERERFLALGAAPGDQGGNFNMTVFAMRMSAHHNAVSQRHGEVTRAMWQGIWPGLPPERVPIDAITNGVHLPTWLNSRMELLLDRYIGAVCPCWQMEHDCPVIWDLVDEIPDEELWDLHIWLKAKLINRIRERKRRKWAEHREMPENIVAEGVLLNPTMLTIGFARRFSTYKRADLIFYDLERLKRIVNNRWRPVQIVFAGKAHPADVEGQQVLQRIYAFARSPDFGGKIAFVEDYGEQVAQYLVHGVDLWLNNPLPPMEASGTSGMKAAINGVLNLSILDGWWIEGYNGRNGWAFGGEYTVGDRTAADANAIYELLEKEVVPLYYDTDMHGVPHGWVRAMKESIKSNAPRFCARRMVKEYVTHYYPKMLAAAGTPFPGLGGGE
- a CDS encoding winged helix-turn-helix transcriptional regulator, whose protein sequence is MRGWMIAVFLAVALAQIASAAYVVSPGSLYPPSEDPFVPSEVAFWELPLWVILLEVCIVPLELLWATKTCLSLGCRRVGRENVLESAARAEIYTMIRAAPGIHLRALSERAAISMSTLRYHLAVLQEHHKITSLDEDGYLRFYENSGTYTAAQQRVLKHLRNTTTREILIGILEHPGASRQEVADTVGISGPAVTWHMKKLTEDRIIRQERDGRAVRYRISEDAAVDLASGIREAEDRRILSHT
- a CDS encoding tetratricopeptide repeat protein, which encodes MDTTVALNFFWESFWIDRWMRRDAAPRDAALLHLFLIRRARDPGFAAYSAAAGFSDDRAKDAVRTALAGALAEDCADLFGAGRDAYLWRRYLGLLDAGDLRGARLVETMLCTPAEDGYLAPPIAAGEGPSRSSWERMEKRVVMSEIRYPDLYFEAPYLRDLSGAQISPADLEITSFAVESLKNLLGGAIPPGDAGTFERFINDAGMIIAFSWFAEKTYDEQTAILNAVYPFSLDEETLDRFVAIFDDYETLLEEAAGLVKRGFIEEAKTVYAYTILHAGEAALHHACYENLAVLFREEGDYARAGDCAERALAIRKAMPGADPYLVALGEKSLSEALYLQGKSGRAADLVASAVAAADRLSPEKARSLFWAIASSFRRTGRFEEEYALLTRILEGEGEGEAMDAAMARLFSMDQYARADGSFDMAGLAAVEERRRYLDFFGKGAALLQAFQFDRAIACFGDALAISRDLDLLRNIAIAHRLYGSADAAREYFGMVRAERPADVFSLIHLGLLAGGEEGARLIGRGIAAALEGRMDLALVLYPIVRDAVADGAVLDAIDRSGDLPAQGGGRALYYLGAGTILADLGFSGEAETCYRRALKATPPSPVRARVLRNMGVLAADAGSPERGASLPRRGRQVRRLLPGGVARRGRGAGGPQGSRRCGGGGAGSGAPRPGRA
- a CDS encoding ABC transporter ATP-binding protein — encoded protein: MIRCEHLTKVYNGVAAVDDLNLAIPAGEIFGLLGPNGAGKSTTILMLIGLIEPTSGACFIDGIEVAKNPIEVKHRIGYMPEDVGFYATLTAEENLDYSAKLYGMDAAVRRKRIPDLLSLVGLDGVEKVVGGYSKGMRQRLGLAKALINEPKVIILDEPTANLDPQGVADYRRILGETAENGTTVLVSSHILSEVNRVCTSAAILAHGKYVAGGTWDDLARTREKGECVIRLETRSPMPEIVHPALLSAEYADGHRSARLVAGADIRDEIAAVAGPAGIRRLEVEAPDLEDVFLSYYHEEAAS
- a CDS encoding nucleoside 2-deoxyribosyltransferase encodes the protein MYVLVSPCILDPSLRAEGITKPSDRAAFERALERCRRFSIEVVPLPCPETAYLGRPRPPATFVERLDTPAFRALLDRMEKEVRAMIHERGPPLCIIGVDSSPACGVNRTWLDERVPGRGAFLARFPEIRAVDVCEFARYRVYLAAPLFSRAERAFNREVRDLLEAALYEVYLPQEVGDNDAARSAGDGRAIFEHNLEDLKGVDIVVAVIDGADADSGTAWEMGYAYARGIPVVALRTDFRRVGEAEAVNLMLEASSTVVARPADLPGAVAAALSSKQGEDPGTL
- a CDS encoding DUF367 family protein, encoding MIRLFAFRDNSCDPRKCTVKRMEKWGQVKVVDTLTRIPRSSLILDPTAERALSPADRGVPSITALDCSWEVLDSVTVRRWPTRRALPYLVAANPVNFGRPLRLTSVEAFAAALVILGEDEQAREVLSKFNWGMHFLELNADPLAEYAAAKDSTEVVAIQALYMGE
- a CDS encoding PAS domain S-box protein, encoding MRPYPEEITKILARLKANPRGMSVTDLSRDLAINRNTASRYLDMLLISGEVEMRTYGKAKVFYPSQRVPLSAMINFSSDGVAILDRTLTIVQANDRILEIVRAGRDDVIGKPIGESRLSAFDHPLIRARIEDALGGDDVVEEVRFLRTGGELYFRMKILPTAFNDGSPGITIILEDITSQKLAEEALRTEEAKFRALVEDINDIIWNVGDDWTFSYVSPKSFDLLGYAPDEMVGRSLLDFVPAPEQERVAERLAGLLDRPFSLLHIPLLHRSGKSLVFEASGTPDFDEIGDFGGYRMVSRDVTERHQAERRVRGWKSFLHCIVQNIPDMVFVREIAGGKYVFFNRAAEAFVGGAPESLAGKEESAIFGPDLVPLISCGEAEMLQRQSPVECPAMPVVFQNGETHHLQTKKIPIAGEGGEMKYVLTIVRDITDHVRADALLADQRDLAEALGSASDLREALSICLDAAMQAAGVDAAAVYAVREEGRLERVAAFGLSAEAAARAERIDGEEAAVLIGGRTAAFPGDEDLRGTVTFTIVHGGMPVAVLVAGSRLTGLIPAAGVQALETIAAQAANVAGRILAQETVRIERDRAERYLDVAGVMIAGIRTDGTIERMNRTGCLALGYAETDLVGKNWFKTLVPTRLRPRLEANFRRLMEGASPPPGEEKGSLLARDGGEIGVLWRNTIVRDNDGRITGLVTSGLISGPPAEDVY